From the Ciconia boyciana chromosome 24, ASM3463844v1, whole genome shotgun sequence genome, one window contains:
- the LOC140643445 gene encoding transducin-like enhancer protein 2 isoform X7: MFPQGRHPTPLQPGQPFKFSVLEICDRIKEEFQFLQAQYHSLKLECEKLVSEKTEMQRHYVMYYEMSYGLNIEMHKQAEIVKRLSAICAQIIPFLTQEHQQQVLQAVERAKQVTMGELNSIVGQQQLQHLSHHTSPIPLTPHPSSMQPSSLSGVSSTSGLLALSGALMAQSQLAAKEDRVAQDGENRERTPSRSVSASPPESLQDEERTGGTGLKRKREEKDLPGHYDSDGDKSDYNLVVDEDPPSEPGSPGHAPSSRLPPARREMPESPASIASSRSTTPLKPKDQSLPEGRQGDASAECLVPTAGRPSTGSRGPCPQREADHLLGRGLALQTDPPASTPTSKPSASSPPRDSLTPGPGPSSAALLRQPPAKAPATDTISDARSHALARANEWVSPRAALRSPLSMSSPYTSSFGMVPHAALNGELPAPSMYMGIHLSPQVSSAVVYGRSPMVAFESHPHLRASTISSSLSTIPGGKPAYSFHVSADGQMQPVPFPPDALIGSGIPRHARQLHTLTHGEVVCAVTISSSTQHVYTGGKGCVKVWDVGQPGTKTAVAQLDCLNHDNYIRSCKLLPDGRSLIVGGEASTLSIWDLAAPTPRIKAELTSSAPACYALAISPDAKVCFSCCSDGNIVVWDLQNQTMVRQFQGHTDGASCIDISNYGTKLWTGGLDNTVRCWDLREGRQLQQHDFSSQIFSLGYCPTGEWLAVGMESSNVEILHVTKPEKYQLHLHESCVLSLKFASCGRRALCFLLGLCRLGIGEVVREHGEGQPAERLADALRSQHLPGAGEAFGRRGSKCRQCCPHPPHLSHVQSKESSSVLSCDISLNDKFIVTGSGDKKATVHHIKASAPALLPHPGSCPTSQR, from the exons ATGTTCCCGCAGGGACGGCACCCG ACCCCCCTCCAGCCCGGGCAGCCCTTCAAGTTCTCGGTCCTGGAAATCTGCGACCGCATCAAGGAGGAATTTCAGTTCCTGCAGGCGCAGTACCACAG CCTCAAGCTGGAATGTGAGAAGCTGGTGAGCGAGAAGACTGAGATGCAGAGACATTATGTCATG TACTATGAGATGTCCTACGGGCTGAACATTGAAATGCACAAGCAG gcAGAGATTGTCAAGAGACTGAGTGCCATCTGTGCCCAGATTATACCCTTTCTGACGCAGGAG caccagcagcaggtcctgcaGGCTGTGGAGCGGGCCAAGCAGGTGACCATGGGGGAACTGAACAGCATCGTCGGG cagcagcagcttcagcacCTCTCCCACCACACATCCCCCATCCCGCTGACACCCCACCCCTCCAGCATGCAGCCTTCTAGCCTGAGCGGGGTCAGCAGCACCTCGGGGCTCCTGGCCCTCTCGGGGGCATTGATGGCACAGTCTCAGCTGGCTGCCAAGGAGGACAGAGTGGCCCAGGATGGGGAGAACAGAG AGCGCACCCCGAGCCGG AGCGTTTCTGCTTCCCCTCCTGAGAGCCTGCAGGATGAGGAGCGGACAGGAGGCACGGGGCTGAAGCGGAAGCGGGAGGAGAAGGACCTGCCTGGGCATTAT GATAGCGATGGAGACAAGAGCGACTACAACCTTGTGGTGGATGAG GACCCCCCCTCGGAGCCTGGCAGCCCTGGCCATGCACCCAGCAGCCGGCTCCCGCCAGCCCGCCGGGAGATGCCCGAGAGCCCTGCCTCCATCGCCTCTAGCCGAAGCACGACGCCCCTCAAGCCGAAGGACCAGAGTCTG CCTGAAGGCAGGCAAGGAGATGCCAGTGCTGAGTGTTTGGTACCCACCGCTGGACGCCccagcactgggagcagaggcCCGTGCCCTCAGAGGGAAGCTGATCATCTGCTAGGCAGAGGCCTGGCTCTGCAG ACCGACCCTCCAGCCAGCACTCCCACCTCCAAGCCCTCCGCTTCATCGCCGCCCCGCGACTCCCTCACACCCGGACCCGGGCCCAGCTCAGCCGCCTTGCTCCGGCAGCCCCCTGCCAAGGCACCTGCCACTGATACCATCA GTGATGCTCGCTCACACGCATTGGCCAGGGCCAATGAGTGGGTCTCTCCTCGTGCAGCTCTCCGCAGCCCGCTGAGCATGTCCAGCCCCTACACATCCTCCTTTGGGATGGTGCCTCATGCCGCCCTCAACGGGGAgctcccagcccccagcatgtacaTGGGCATCCACCTCTCGCCGCAGGTCAGCAGCGCCGTGGTGTACGGCCGGTCCCCAATG GTGGCTTTTGAGTCGCACCCTCACCTGAGGGCTTCCACCATCTCATCTTCACTCtccaccatccctggagggaaaCC CGCCTACTCCTTCCACGTCAGCGCTGACGGGCAGATGCAGCCGGTGCCTTTCCCACCCGATGCCCTCATCGGCTCCGGCATCCCCCGCCACGCTCGGCAGCTCCACACACTGACCCACGGCGAGGTGGTTTGTGCTGTCACCATCAGCAGCTCCACACAGCACGTCTACACTGGGGGCAAGGGCTGTGTGAAGGTGTGGGACGTGGGGCAGCCGGGCACCAAGACAGCTGTGGCTCAGCTGGACTGCTTG AACCACGACAACTACATCCGCTCCTGCAAGCTGCTCCCCGATGGCCGGAGCCTGATTGTGGGGGGGGAGGCCAGCACCCTCTCCATCTGGGACCTGGCAGCCCCCACACCCCGCATCAAGGCCGAGCTCACCTCCTCTGCTCCCGCCTGCTATGCCCTGGCCATCAGCCCCGATGCCAAAGtctgcttctcctgctgcagtgATGGCAACATTGTGGTGTGGGACCTGCAGAACCAGACCATGGTCAG GCAGTTTCAAGGCCACACGGATGGTGCCAGCTGCATCGACATCTCTAACTACGGCACCAAGCTGTGGACAGGGGGGCTGGACAACACGGTGCGGTGCTGGGACCTGCGGGAGGGGcgtcagctgcagcagcacgaCTTCAGCTCCCAG ATCTTCTCCCTGGGGTACTGCCCGACGGGAGAGTGGCTGGCGGTGGGCATGGAGAGCAGCAACGTGGAGATCCTGCACGTGACCAAACCCGAGAAATACCAGCTGCACCTCCATGAGAGCTGCGTCCTCTCCCTCAAATTCGCCTCGTGTGGTAGGCGAGCgctgtgttttctgcttggGCTGTGTCGACTTGGAATAGG ggaagtggttcgTGAGCACGGGGAAGGACAACCTGCTGAACGCCTGGCGGACGCCCTACGGAGCCAGCATCTTCCAGGTGCGGGGGAGGCATTTGGACGGCGGGGGTCCAAATGCCGCCAGTGCTGCCCTCAccccccccacctctctcaCGTTCAGTCTAAAGAGTCCTCGTCGGTGCTGAGCTGTGACATCTCCCTCAACGACAAATTCATCGTTACCGGCTCTGGTGACAAGAAGGCCACAGT cCACCACATCAAGGCGAGCgcaccagccctgctcccccacccCGGTTCCTGCCCGACATCGCAGAGGTGA
- the LOC140643445 gene encoding transducin-like enhancer protein 2 isoform X13 produces MFPQGRHPTPLQPGQPFKFSVLEICDRIKEEFQFLQAQYHSLKLECEKLVSEKTEMQRHYVMYYEMSYGLNIEMHKQAEIVKRLSAICAQIIPFLTQEHQQQVLQAVERAKQVTMGELNSIVGQQQLQHLSHHTSPIPLTPHPSSMQPSSLSGVSSTSGLLALSGALMAQSQLAAKEDRVAQDGENRERTPSRSVSASPPESLQDEERTGGTGLKRKREEKDLPGHYDSDGDKSDYNLVVDEDPPSEPGSPGHAPSSRLPPARREMPESPASIASSRSTTPLKPKDQSLTDPPASTPTSKPSASSPPRDSLTPGPGPSSAALLRQPPAKAPATDTITLRSPLSMSSPYTSSFGMVPHAALNGELPAPSMYMGIHLSPQVSSAVVYGRSPMVAFESHPHLRASTISSSLSTIPGGKPAYSFHVSADGQMQPVPFPPDALIGSGIPRHARQLHTLTHGEVVCAVTISSSTQHVYTGGKGCVKVWDVGQPGTKTAVAQLDCLNHDNYIRSCKLLPDGRSLIVGGEASTLSIWDLAAPTPRIKAELTSSAPACYALAISPDAKVCFSCCSDGNIVVWDLQNQTMVRQFQGHTDGASCIDISNYGTKLWTGGLDNTVRCWDLREGRQLQQHDFSSQIFSLGYCPTGEWLAVGMESSNVEILHVTKPEKYQLHLHESCVLSLKFASCGKWFVSTGKDNLLNAWRTPYGASIFQSKESSSVLSCDISLNDKFIVTGSGDKKATVYEVVY; encoded by the exons ATGTTCCCGCAGGGACGGCACCCG ACCCCCCTCCAGCCCGGGCAGCCCTTCAAGTTCTCGGTCCTGGAAATCTGCGACCGCATCAAGGAGGAATTTCAGTTCCTGCAGGCGCAGTACCACAG CCTCAAGCTGGAATGTGAGAAGCTGGTGAGCGAGAAGACTGAGATGCAGAGACATTATGTCATG TACTATGAGATGTCCTACGGGCTGAACATTGAAATGCACAAGCAG gcAGAGATTGTCAAGAGACTGAGTGCCATCTGTGCCCAGATTATACCCTTTCTGACGCAGGAG caccagcagcaggtcctgcaGGCTGTGGAGCGGGCCAAGCAGGTGACCATGGGGGAACTGAACAGCATCGTCGGG cagcagcagcttcagcacCTCTCCCACCACACATCCCCCATCCCGCTGACACCCCACCCCTCCAGCATGCAGCCTTCTAGCCTGAGCGGGGTCAGCAGCACCTCGGGGCTCCTGGCCCTCTCGGGGGCATTGATGGCACAGTCTCAGCTGGCTGCCAAGGAGGACAGAGTGGCCCAGGATGGGGAGAACAGAG AGCGCACCCCGAGCCGG AGCGTTTCTGCTTCCCCTCCTGAGAGCCTGCAGGATGAGGAGCGGACAGGAGGCACGGGGCTGAAGCGGAAGCGGGAGGAGAAGGACCTGCCTGGGCATTAT GATAGCGATGGAGACAAGAGCGACTACAACCTTGTGGTGGATGAG GACCCCCCCTCGGAGCCTGGCAGCCCTGGCCATGCACCCAGCAGCCGGCTCCCGCCAGCCCGCCGGGAGATGCCCGAGAGCCCTGCCTCCATCGCCTCTAGCCGAAGCACGACGCCCCTCAAGCCGAAGGACCAGAGTCTG ACCGACCCTCCAGCCAGCACTCCCACCTCCAAGCCCTCCGCTTCATCGCCGCCCCGCGACTCCCTCACACCCGGACCCGGGCCCAGCTCAGCCGCCTTGCTCCGGCAGCCCCCTGCCAAGGCACCTGCCACTGATACCATCA CTCTCCGCAGCCCGCTGAGCATGTCCAGCCCCTACACATCCTCCTTTGGGATGGTGCCTCATGCCGCCCTCAACGGGGAgctcccagcccccagcatgtacaTGGGCATCCACCTCTCGCCGCAGGTCAGCAGCGCCGTGGTGTACGGCCGGTCCCCAATG GTGGCTTTTGAGTCGCACCCTCACCTGAGGGCTTCCACCATCTCATCTTCACTCtccaccatccctggagggaaaCC CGCCTACTCCTTCCACGTCAGCGCTGACGGGCAGATGCAGCCGGTGCCTTTCCCACCCGATGCCCTCATCGGCTCCGGCATCCCCCGCCACGCTCGGCAGCTCCACACACTGACCCACGGCGAGGTGGTTTGTGCTGTCACCATCAGCAGCTCCACACAGCACGTCTACACTGGGGGCAAGGGCTGTGTGAAGGTGTGGGACGTGGGGCAGCCGGGCACCAAGACAGCTGTGGCTCAGCTGGACTGCTTG AACCACGACAACTACATCCGCTCCTGCAAGCTGCTCCCCGATGGCCGGAGCCTGATTGTGGGGGGGGAGGCCAGCACCCTCTCCATCTGGGACCTGGCAGCCCCCACACCCCGCATCAAGGCCGAGCTCACCTCCTCTGCTCCCGCCTGCTATGCCCTGGCCATCAGCCCCGATGCCAAAGtctgcttctcctgctgcagtgATGGCAACATTGTGGTGTGGGACCTGCAGAACCAGACCATGGTCAG GCAGTTTCAAGGCCACACGGATGGTGCCAGCTGCATCGACATCTCTAACTACGGCACCAAGCTGTGGACAGGGGGGCTGGACAACACGGTGCGGTGCTGGGACCTGCGGGAGGGGcgtcagctgcagcagcacgaCTTCAGCTCCCAG ATCTTCTCCCTGGGGTACTGCCCGACGGGAGAGTGGCTGGCGGTGGGCATGGAGAGCAGCAACGTGGAGATCCTGCACGTGACCAAACCCGAGAAATACCAGCTGCACCTCCATGAGAGCTGCGTCCTCTCCCTCAAATTCGCCTCGTGTG ggaagtggttcgTGAGCACGGGGAAGGACAACCTGCTGAACGCCTGGCGGACGCCCTACGGAGCCAGCATCTTCCAG TCTAAAGAGTCCTCGTCGGTGCTGAGCTGTGACATCTCCCTCAACGACAAATTCATCGTTACCGGCTCTGGTGACAAGAAGGCCACAGTGTACGAGGTGGTGTACTGA
- the LOC140643445 gene encoding transducin-like enhancer protein 2 isoform X10 has translation MFPQGRHPTPLQPGQPFKFSVLEICDRIKEEFQFLQAQYHSLKLECEKLVSEKTEMQRHYVMYYEMSYGLNIEMHKQAEIVKRLSAICAQIIPFLTQEHQQQVLQAVERAKQVTMGELNSIVGQQQLQHLSHHTSPIPLTPHPSSMQPSSLSGVSSTSGLLALSGALMAQSQLAAKEDRVAQDGENRERTPSRSVSASPPESLQDEERTGGTGLKRKREEKDLPGHYDSDGDKSDYNLVVDEDPPSEPGSPGHAPSSRLPPARREMPESPASIASSRSTTPLKPKDQSLPEGRQGDASAECLVPTAGRPSTGSRGPCPQREADHLLGRGLALQTDPPASTPTSKPSASSPPRDSLTPGPGPSSAALLRQPPAKAPATDTISDARSHALARANEWVSPRAALRSPLSMSSPYTSSFGMVPHAALNGELPAPSMYMGIHLSPQVSSAVVYGRSPMVAFESHPHLRASTISSSLSTIPGGKPAYSFHVSADGQMQPVPFPPDALIGSGIPRHARQLHTLTHGEVVCAVTISSSTQHVYTGGKGCVKVWDVGQPGTKTAVAQLDCLNHDNYIRSCKLLPDGRSLIVGGEASTLSIWDLAAPTPRIKAELTSSAPACYALAISPDAKVCFSCCSDGNIVVWDLQNQTMVRQFQGHTDGASCIDISNYGTKLWTGGLDNTVRCWDLREGRQLQQHDFSSQIFSLGYCPTGEWLAVGMESSNVEILHVTKPEKYQLHLHESCVLSLKFASCGKWFVSTGKDNLLNAWRTPYGASIFQSKESSSVLSCDISLNDKFIVTGSGDKKATVHHIKASAPALLPHPGSCPTSQR, from the exons ATGTTCCCGCAGGGACGGCACCCG ACCCCCCTCCAGCCCGGGCAGCCCTTCAAGTTCTCGGTCCTGGAAATCTGCGACCGCATCAAGGAGGAATTTCAGTTCCTGCAGGCGCAGTACCACAG CCTCAAGCTGGAATGTGAGAAGCTGGTGAGCGAGAAGACTGAGATGCAGAGACATTATGTCATG TACTATGAGATGTCCTACGGGCTGAACATTGAAATGCACAAGCAG gcAGAGATTGTCAAGAGACTGAGTGCCATCTGTGCCCAGATTATACCCTTTCTGACGCAGGAG caccagcagcaggtcctgcaGGCTGTGGAGCGGGCCAAGCAGGTGACCATGGGGGAACTGAACAGCATCGTCGGG cagcagcagcttcagcacCTCTCCCACCACACATCCCCCATCCCGCTGACACCCCACCCCTCCAGCATGCAGCCTTCTAGCCTGAGCGGGGTCAGCAGCACCTCGGGGCTCCTGGCCCTCTCGGGGGCATTGATGGCACAGTCTCAGCTGGCTGCCAAGGAGGACAGAGTGGCCCAGGATGGGGAGAACAGAG AGCGCACCCCGAGCCGG AGCGTTTCTGCTTCCCCTCCTGAGAGCCTGCAGGATGAGGAGCGGACAGGAGGCACGGGGCTGAAGCGGAAGCGGGAGGAGAAGGACCTGCCTGGGCATTAT GATAGCGATGGAGACAAGAGCGACTACAACCTTGTGGTGGATGAG GACCCCCCCTCGGAGCCTGGCAGCCCTGGCCATGCACCCAGCAGCCGGCTCCCGCCAGCCCGCCGGGAGATGCCCGAGAGCCCTGCCTCCATCGCCTCTAGCCGAAGCACGACGCCCCTCAAGCCGAAGGACCAGAGTCTG CCTGAAGGCAGGCAAGGAGATGCCAGTGCTGAGTGTTTGGTACCCACCGCTGGACGCCccagcactgggagcagaggcCCGTGCCCTCAGAGGGAAGCTGATCATCTGCTAGGCAGAGGCCTGGCTCTGCAG ACCGACCCTCCAGCCAGCACTCCCACCTCCAAGCCCTCCGCTTCATCGCCGCCCCGCGACTCCCTCACACCCGGACCCGGGCCCAGCTCAGCCGCCTTGCTCCGGCAGCCCCCTGCCAAGGCACCTGCCACTGATACCATCA GTGATGCTCGCTCACACGCATTGGCCAGGGCCAATGAGTGGGTCTCTCCTCGTGCAGCTCTCCGCAGCCCGCTGAGCATGTCCAGCCCCTACACATCCTCCTTTGGGATGGTGCCTCATGCCGCCCTCAACGGGGAgctcccagcccccagcatgtacaTGGGCATCCACCTCTCGCCGCAGGTCAGCAGCGCCGTGGTGTACGGCCGGTCCCCAATG GTGGCTTTTGAGTCGCACCCTCACCTGAGGGCTTCCACCATCTCATCTTCACTCtccaccatccctggagggaaaCC CGCCTACTCCTTCCACGTCAGCGCTGACGGGCAGATGCAGCCGGTGCCTTTCCCACCCGATGCCCTCATCGGCTCCGGCATCCCCCGCCACGCTCGGCAGCTCCACACACTGACCCACGGCGAGGTGGTTTGTGCTGTCACCATCAGCAGCTCCACACAGCACGTCTACACTGGGGGCAAGGGCTGTGTGAAGGTGTGGGACGTGGGGCAGCCGGGCACCAAGACAGCTGTGGCTCAGCTGGACTGCTTG AACCACGACAACTACATCCGCTCCTGCAAGCTGCTCCCCGATGGCCGGAGCCTGATTGTGGGGGGGGAGGCCAGCACCCTCTCCATCTGGGACCTGGCAGCCCCCACACCCCGCATCAAGGCCGAGCTCACCTCCTCTGCTCCCGCCTGCTATGCCCTGGCCATCAGCCCCGATGCCAAAGtctgcttctcctgctgcagtgATGGCAACATTGTGGTGTGGGACCTGCAGAACCAGACCATGGTCAG GCAGTTTCAAGGCCACACGGATGGTGCCAGCTGCATCGACATCTCTAACTACGGCACCAAGCTGTGGACAGGGGGGCTGGACAACACGGTGCGGTGCTGGGACCTGCGGGAGGGGcgtcagctgcagcagcacgaCTTCAGCTCCCAG ATCTTCTCCCTGGGGTACTGCCCGACGGGAGAGTGGCTGGCGGTGGGCATGGAGAGCAGCAACGTGGAGATCCTGCACGTGACCAAACCCGAGAAATACCAGCTGCACCTCCATGAGAGCTGCGTCCTCTCCCTCAAATTCGCCTCGTGTG ggaagtggttcgTGAGCACGGGGAAGGACAACCTGCTGAACGCCTGGCGGACGCCCTACGGAGCCAGCATCTTCCAG TCTAAAGAGTCCTCGTCGGTGCTGAGCTGTGACATCTCCCTCAACGACAAATTCATCGTTACCGGCTCTGGTGACAAGAAGGCCACAGT cCACCACATCAAGGCGAGCgcaccagccctgctcccccacccCGGTTCCTGCCCGACATCGCAGAGGTGA
- the LOC140643445 gene encoding transducin-like enhancer protein 2 isoform X5, with the protein MFPQGRHPTPLQPGQPFKFSVLEICDRIKEEFQFLQAQYHSLKLECEKLVSEKTEMQRHYVMYYEMSYGLNIEMHKQAEIVKRLSAICAQIIPFLTQEHQQQVLQAVERAKQVTMGELNSIVGQQQLQHLSHHTSPIPLTPHPSSMQPSSLSGVSSTSGLLALSGALMAQSQLAAKEDRVAQDGENRERTPSRSVSASPPESLQDEERTGGTGLKRKREEKDLPGHYDSDGDKSDYNLVVDEDPPSEPGSPGHAPSSRLPPARREMPESPASIASSRSTTPLKPKDQSLPEGRQGDASAECLVPTAGRPSTGSRGPCPQREADHLLGRGLALQTDPPASTPTSKPSASSPPRDSLTPGPGPSSAALLRQPPAKAPATDTISDARSHALARANEWVSPRAALRSPLSMSSPYTSSFGMVPHAALNGELPAPSMYMGIHLSPQVSSAVVYGRSPMVAFESHPHLRASTISSSLSTIPGGKPAYSFHVSADGQMQPVPFPPDALIGSGIPRHARQLHTLTHGEVVCAVTISSSTQHVYTGGKGCVKVWDVGQPGTKTAVAQLDCLNHDNYIRSCKLLPDGRSLIVGGEASTLSIWDLAAPTPRIKAELTSSAPACYALAISPDAKVCFSCCSDGNIVVWDLQNQTMVRQFQGHTDGASCIDISNYGTKLWTGGLDNTVRCWDLREGRQLQQHDFSSQIFSLGYCPTGEWLAVGMESSNVEILHVTKPEKYQLHLHESCVLSLKFASCGKWFVSTGKDNLLNAWRTPYGASIFQSKESSSVLSCDISLNDKFIVTGSGDKKATVYEPPHQGERTSPAPPPRFLPDIAEVKGRAGGERSLGPGVPPRWAAARGWSGRPRACLSVRVEAGGAGGQDEAKSD; encoded by the exons ATGTTCCCGCAGGGACGGCACCCG ACCCCCCTCCAGCCCGGGCAGCCCTTCAAGTTCTCGGTCCTGGAAATCTGCGACCGCATCAAGGAGGAATTTCAGTTCCTGCAGGCGCAGTACCACAG CCTCAAGCTGGAATGTGAGAAGCTGGTGAGCGAGAAGACTGAGATGCAGAGACATTATGTCATG TACTATGAGATGTCCTACGGGCTGAACATTGAAATGCACAAGCAG gcAGAGATTGTCAAGAGACTGAGTGCCATCTGTGCCCAGATTATACCCTTTCTGACGCAGGAG caccagcagcaggtcctgcaGGCTGTGGAGCGGGCCAAGCAGGTGACCATGGGGGAACTGAACAGCATCGTCGGG cagcagcagcttcagcacCTCTCCCACCACACATCCCCCATCCCGCTGACACCCCACCCCTCCAGCATGCAGCCTTCTAGCCTGAGCGGGGTCAGCAGCACCTCGGGGCTCCTGGCCCTCTCGGGGGCATTGATGGCACAGTCTCAGCTGGCTGCCAAGGAGGACAGAGTGGCCCAGGATGGGGAGAACAGAG AGCGCACCCCGAGCCGG AGCGTTTCTGCTTCCCCTCCTGAGAGCCTGCAGGATGAGGAGCGGACAGGAGGCACGGGGCTGAAGCGGAAGCGGGAGGAGAAGGACCTGCCTGGGCATTAT GATAGCGATGGAGACAAGAGCGACTACAACCTTGTGGTGGATGAG GACCCCCCCTCGGAGCCTGGCAGCCCTGGCCATGCACCCAGCAGCCGGCTCCCGCCAGCCCGCCGGGAGATGCCCGAGAGCCCTGCCTCCATCGCCTCTAGCCGAAGCACGACGCCCCTCAAGCCGAAGGACCAGAGTCTG CCTGAAGGCAGGCAAGGAGATGCCAGTGCTGAGTGTTTGGTACCCACCGCTGGACGCCccagcactgggagcagaggcCCGTGCCCTCAGAGGGAAGCTGATCATCTGCTAGGCAGAGGCCTGGCTCTGCAG ACCGACCCTCCAGCCAGCACTCCCACCTCCAAGCCCTCCGCTTCATCGCCGCCCCGCGACTCCCTCACACCCGGACCCGGGCCCAGCTCAGCCGCCTTGCTCCGGCAGCCCCCTGCCAAGGCACCTGCCACTGATACCATCA GTGATGCTCGCTCACACGCATTGGCCAGGGCCAATGAGTGGGTCTCTCCTCGTGCAGCTCTCCGCAGCCCGCTGAGCATGTCCAGCCCCTACACATCCTCCTTTGGGATGGTGCCTCATGCCGCCCTCAACGGGGAgctcccagcccccagcatgtacaTGGGCATCCACCTCTCGCCGCAGGTCAGCAGCGCCGTGGTGTACGGCCGGTCCCCAATG GTGGCTTTTGAGTCGCACCCTCACCTGAGGGCTTCCACCATCTCATCTTCACTCtccaccatccctggagggaaaCC CGCCTACTCCTTCCACGTCAGCGCTGACGGGCAGATGCAGCCGGTGCCTTTCCCACCCGATGCCCTCATCGGCTCCGGCATCCCCCGCCACGCTCGGCAGCTCCACACACTGACCCACGGCGAGGTGGTTTGTGCTGTCACCATCAGCAGCTCCACACAGCACGTCTACACTGGGGGCAAGGGCTGTGTGAAGGTGTGGGACGTGGGGCAGCCGGGCACCAAGACAGCTGTGGCTCAGCTGGACTGCTTG AACCACGACAACTACATCCGCTCCTGCAAGCTGCTCCCCGATGGCCGGAGCCTGATTGTGGGGGGGGAGGCCAGCACCCTCTCCATCTGGGACCTGGCAGCCCCCACACCCCGCATCAAGGCCGAGCTCACCTCCTCTGCTCCCGCCTGCTATGCCCTGGCCATCAGCCCCGATGCCAAAGtctgcttctcctgctgcagtgATGGCAACATTGTGGTGTGGGACCTGCAGAACCAGACCATGGTCAG GCAGTTTCAAGGCCACACGGATGGTGCCAGCTGCATCGACATCTCTAACTACGGCACCAAGCTGTGGACAGGGGGGCTGGACAACACGGTGCGGTGCTGGGACCTGCGGGAGGGGcgtcagctgcagcagcacgaCTTCAGCTCCCAG ATCTTCTCCCTGGGGTACTGCCCGACGGGAGAGTGGCTGGCGGTGGGCATGGAGAGCAGCAACGTGGAGATCCTGCACGTGACCAAACCCGAGAAATACCAGCTGCACCTCCATGAGAGCTGCGTCCTCTCCCTCAAATTCGCCTCGTGTG ggaagtggttcgTGAGCACGGGGAAGGACAACCTGCTGAACGCCTGGCGGACGCCCTACGGAGCCAGCATCTTCCAG TCTAAAGAGTCCTCGTCGGTGCTGAGCTGTGACATCTCCCTCAACGACAAATTCATCGTTACCGGCTCTGGTGACAAGAAGGCCACAGTGTACGAG cCACCACATCAAGGCGAGCgcaccagccctgctcccccacccCGGTTCCTGCCCGACATCGCAGAGGTGAAGGGGAGAGCTGGAGGTGAGCGCTCATTGGGGCCAGGCGTCCCCCCACgctgggcagcagccagggGCTGGTCTGGGCGCCCTAGggcctgtctgtctgtcaggGTGGAGGCAGGGGGAGCTGGAGGGCAAGATGAGGCCAAGAGTGACTGA